A single Natrinema pellirubrum DSM 15624 DNA region contains:
- a CDS encoding thiol-disulfide oxidoreductase DCC family protein has translation MSEATLVYDDDCGFCTWWADFFDDRADLRIVGFSDLSEDLLARLPEDYEECSHMVTDEGVYSCGASIEEAFRRTELVEPAGDAVGFLRQFEDYERFRERAYRWVADNRGRWGRYLSKTPPARRKSDDG, from the coding sequence ATGAGCGAGGCCACGCTCGTCTACGACGACGACTGCGGGTTCTGTACGTGGTGGGCCGACTTCTTCGACGACCGGGCGGATCTCCGGATCGTCGGCTTCAGTGATCTCTCAGAGGACCTGCTGGCTCGGCTGCCCGAGGACTATGAGGAATGTTCGCACATGGTCACCGACGAGGGGGTCTACTCCTGTGGGGCCTCGATCGAGGAGGCGTTCAGGCGGACGGAACTGGTCGAGCCCGCCGGCGACGCCGTTGGGTTCCTCCGGCAGTTCGAGGACTACGAACGGTTTCGGGAGCGCGCCTACCGGTGGGTCGCCGACAACCGCGGCCGATGGGGACGGTACCTCTCGAAGACCCCACCGGCGCGACGGAAGTCGGACGACGGCTAG
- a CDS encoding DUF7437 domain-containing protein has protein sequence MSRTTDHGTDDVVGAFLSVADLLEEPRLARLYAALSRTDEMSVSELMDALDLPQGTAYADVNRLEEAGLIEPTTTDQPHRYAAVDVDLTLTSSGTEYTITPALIDAVGRRATDDDIDAYIDRHGVGGLAIALSYAVDRERGDTTHRLMARDLDCSPIEAEAILQALRPVVQDHFDLDSSGASLADVAADDATDFTDDA, from the coding sequence ATGTCCCGTACTACCGATCACGGAACTGATGACGTCGTCGGTGCCTTCCTCTCGGTCGCCGATCTCCTCGAGGAACCTCGACTCGCCCGGCTCTACGCGGCGCTTTCGCGAACGGACGAGATGTCCGTCAGCGAACTCATGGACGCGCTCGACCTCCCGCAGGGGACGGCCTATGCAGACGTAAACCGCCTCGAAGAAGCCGGGTTGATCGAGCCGACGACGACCGATCAGCCCCACCGGTACGCGGCGGTCGATGTCGATCTCACGCTCACCAGTTCCGGGACCGAATACACCATCACACCCGCATTGATCGATGCCGTCGGCCGTCGCGCGACCGACGACGACATCGACGCCTATATCGATCGCCACGGCGTCGGCGGGCTCGCGATCGCGCTCTCGTACGCCGTCGATCGAGAACGCGGTGACACGACCCATCGTCTGATGGCACGGGACCTCGATTGCTCACCGATCGAAGCCGAGGCCATCTTGCAGGCGCTCCGTCCGGTCGTACAGGATCACTTCGATCTCGACTCGTCCGGCGCGTCGCTCGCCGATGTCGCCGCGGACGACGCGACTGATTTCACCGACGACGCGTGA
- a CDS encoding MFS transporter — MTGRMDRRRAYAAVVVGTLGYTCLMFVWFSLPAYLSTIIDDLGLSGTQAGAVAGAVPLTYIPIALFSGVVVDRIGPGRSLAAGVLIYGFAQVARSFAAGFPSLLAATLLIGVGATAITFGLPKLVSVLFPPDETGLPSSIYLVGASTGTASVFAVGRPVFGPLLGGWRPLFFWSGVVAIAYGLLWLGVAHRLGIDARNRAANDADDADSSLSPAAIARDLKLVLTHRELQLVVVVGTMYLLIAHGTQSWLPTLLEARGYSADRAGRTTSLLVAANVVGVVAVPAVADRLGVRRSALIGCGLIAALGISGILSSGLGLALLGSVLVTGFGFGGLSPLIRAIPPELEGIGARLTGTAVGFIFAVGEIGGFLGPVLVGTLYDRTGSYAPGLGLLATAGLVVAVAGSVLRFRYGDS; from the coding sequence ATGACTGGACGGATGGACCGTCGCCGCGCGTACGCGGCCGTCGTCGTCGGAACGCTGGGCTATACCTGTCTGATGTTCGTCTGGTTCTCGCTGCCGGCCTATCTCTCGACGATCATCGACGATCTCGGGCTCTCAGGGACCCAGGCCGGCGCCGTCGCCGGGGCGGTCCCGTTGACCTACATCCCGATCGCGCTGTTTTCGGGCGTCGTCGTCGACCGGATCGGGCCGGGCCGGAGCCTCGCTGCGGGCGTGTTGATCTACGGGTTCGCACAGGTCGCTCGCAGCTTCGCGGCCGGCTTCCCCTCCCTGCTCGCCGCGACCCTCCTGATCGGTGTCGGCGCGACCGCGATCACCTTCGGGCTCCCGAAGCTCGTCTCGGTGCTGTTCCCGCCCGACGAAACCGGCCTCCCGTCCTCGATCTATCTGGTCGGCGCGTCGACGGGGACCGCGAGCGTCTTCGCCGTCGGCCGGCCCGTTTTCGGCCCGCTGCTGGGTGGCTGGCGGCCCCTCTTCTTCTGGAGTGGCGTCGTCGCGATCGCGTACGGCCTGCTGTGGCTCGGCGTCGCGCACCGACTGGGGATCGACGCCCGCAATCGAGCGGCCAACGACGCCGACGACGCGGACTCCTCGCTCTCTCCTGCGGCGATCGCTCGCGACCTGAAACTCGTGCTGACCCACCGCGAACTGCAGCTGGTGGTCGTCGTCGGGACGATGTACCTGCTGATCGCCCACGGTACCCAGAGCTGGCTCCCGACGCTGCTCGAGGCCCGAGGTTACTCGGCCGATCGGGCCGGCCGGACGACGAGCCTGCTGGTGGCCGCGAACGTCGTCGGCGTGGTGGCCGTCCCGGCGGTCGCCGACCGGCTCGGCGTCCGCCGTTCCGCCCTGATCGGCTGCGGGCTGATCGCCGCGCTCGGGATTTCGGGGATCCTCTCGAGCGGGCTCGGACTCGCCCTGCTCGGGAGCGTCCTCGTCACCGGGTTCGGCTTCGGCGGGCTCTCGCCGCTCATCCGGGCGATCCCGCCGGAACTCGAGGGGATCGGCGCGCGCCTGACCGGCACCGCGGTCGGGTTCATCTTCGCTGTCGGCGAGATCGGCGGCTTCCTCGGCCCGGTACTCGTCGGGACGCTGTACGACCGCACCGGCTCGTACGCGCCGGGGCTGGGGCTGTTGGCCACGGCGGGGCTCGTCGTGGCGGTCGCCGGCAGCGTGTTGCGGTTTCGGTACGGCGATTCCTGA